CCAACGAGCGTCTTCGCATTGGGGGCATTGGAGCAGGCGACCGCGGACAAGACCGTCTTCGCACCGCCAAGCGGTTGGGGGCGGAGATCGCGGCGCTTGCCGACGTGAATGACGCCATGCTCGACCTCTGCGATTCCAAACTGGAGCAAAAAACGGATCGCTATCGGGATTACAAGGAACTCCTGGCGCGGGAGGATATCGACGGCGTCATCATAGCCGCTCCCGACCATTGGCATCACGACATGCTTATCGACTCCATCGCCGCCAAGAAGGACATTTACGCCGAAAAGCCTCTATCCCGCACTATCGAGGAAGGCCAGAATATGGTGAAGGCCGTGAAGGCTTCCGACTGCATTGTTCAGGTGGGCAACCATCGCCGCAGCGGCAAACATTGGGCGATCGCCCATGACATCGTCGCGTCGGGCAAGATCGGCGATATCAAATGGGTGCGCACATGGGATTGCCGCTATCGGCTCGACGATCCTTACCAAAGACGAGCGCTCGACAAAAAACTCTTCGATCCCAAGCGCATCGATTGGGATCGTTTCTTGGGAAAGGCTCCCCAAATTCCCTTCGACGCCGAGCGCTGCTCCGCCTGGCGTTGGTTCTGGGATTACGCTGGCGGTCTCATGACTGATATCGGCCCGCATATGCTCGACGTGGCCATGTGGATCACCGATTGCGCCGGTCCCGCCCGCGTCGTCTGCAACGGCGGCAATTATCATTACCCCCGCTGGGAAACTCCCGACAACGTCCATGCCATTCTGGATTGCGAAACCTTCGCCATCGTCTTCGACGTTCAATTTATGAACGGCTACGAAGGCGACGGCGCCGCTTTCTATGGAACCAAGGGCAGTCTAATCCAGGAACGCGACGGAACTTTCAATATCTACGATACGGACAACAACGTCATCGACTCCATCGAAAGCAGCGACGAGGGAACGGCGCACATGCAGAACTTCTTCGATTGCATCCGCTCCCGCAAACAGCCCAATTCACCCGCCGAGATGGGGCATCGAGTCATCATCGGCGCCCACCTCGCCAATATCTCCTATCGGAGCGGAAAACGGGTGGAATGGGATCCCCGGAACGAGCGGTTTTTGTGAGATGAGGCTCTTGCAATAGTAATAAAATCCGCTTTTAAATTCTCCCCCCAAGATTGGGGGGAGTTAGAGGGGGGTTGATTTTGTTGGGCTTAACGCAACCCCCTCCTAACCTCCCCCAAGCTTGGAGGAGGGAAAAAGGAATTTTGAAAGAGGCTTATATGGTATTGAGAAAATTATGAAGAAAGCCGGACAGGCGCCGTTTTCCTTGCGAATTCGGCGCCTATCGTTATTTTTCTATAATAAATCGATGTTTTTGTCTTCCAGCGTTTTTTCCAATTTTTGAATAATAGCGAGTAGAGCGTTGAT
This DNA window, taken from Candidatus Omnitrophota bacterium, encodes the following:
- a CDS encoding Gfo/Idh/MocA family oxidoreductase — translated: MHTKKNRRDFMRKAAETGLGVAAITSLASPRALGANERLRIGGIGAGDRGQDRLRTAKRLGAEIAALADVNDAMLDLCDSKLEQKTDRYRDYKELLAREDIDGVIIAAPDHWHHDMLIDSIAAKKDIYAEKPLSRTIEEGQNMVKAVKASDCIVQVGNHRRSGKHWAIAHDIVASGKIGDIKWVRTWDCRYRLDDPYQRRALDKKLFDPKRIDWDRFLGKAPQIPFDAERCSAWRWFWDYAGGLMTDIGPHMLDVAMWITDCAGPARVVCNGGNYHYPRWETPDNVHAILDCETFAIVFDVQFMNGYEGDGAAFYGTKGSLIQERDGTFNIYDTDNNVIDSIESSDEGTAHMQNFFDCIRSRKQPNSPAEMGHRVIIGAHLANISYRSGKRVEWDPRNERFL